One window of Desulfarculus baarsii DSM 2075 genomic DNA carries:
- a CDS encoding cell division protein ZapB, giving the protein MEIAVFARLEQKVEALLERLAALKEENSELMKLYNEKDSEATELKRQLAAQEAEREQVRQRIENLVAKLEQI; this is encoded by the coding sequence ATGGAAATTGCCGTGTTTGCTCGTCTGGAACAAAAAGTTGAGGCTCTGCTGGAGCGGCTGGCGGCTCTGAAGGAAGAAAATTCGGAGCTGATGAAACTCTACAACGAGAAAGACAGCGAAGCGACCGAGCTGAAACGCCAGCTGGCCGCCCAGGAAGCCGAACGCGAGCAAGTACGGCAGAGGATAGAAAATCTGGTGGCCAAACTGGAACAGATATAG
- the tyrS gene encoding tyrosine--tRNA ligase, whose protein sequence is MNLYDTYASRGFIEQCSDAQALRQLFQTERVTGYIGFDPTATSLHVGSLVPIISLMHLQRAGHRPLVLVGGGTGMVGDPSGKTEMRKLLTIEQISQNVAALQNQLSRFLDFGPGQAQMINNADWLLKLNYIEFLRDTGRHFSVNRMLQQESVKLRLAQETGLSFIEFNYMILQAYDFMYLSHAMDCKLQMGGNDQWGNIVMGIDLARRVHGNTVHGLTFPLLTTASGQKMGKTHAGAIWLDPERTSPYEFYQYWVNTHDQDVERFLKLFTFLPLDQIAELAALQGAAINQAKQTLAREVTTIVHGQQAAAEAQAAAQAAFAGQGDADGVPATNIDRATLQAGLPAFSLLVQTGLAKTSSDARRLISQGGAYVGQNRIDAFDQIISLAHANPDGAIWLRAGKKKHHRIVPV, encoded by the coding sequence ATGAACCTCTACGACACCTACGCCAGCCGGGGCTTCATCGAGCAATGCTCCGACGCCCAAGCCCTGCGCCAGCTCTTCCAAACCGAGCGCGTCACCGGCTACATCGGCTTCGACCCCACCGCCACCAGCCTCCACGTGGGCTCGCTGGTGCCCATCATCAGCCTGATGCACCTGCAACGGGCCGGTCACCGGCCCCTGGTCCTGGTCGGCGGCGGCACCGGCATGGTCGGAGACCCCTCCGGCAAAACCGAGATGCGCAAGCTCCTGACCATCGAGCAAATCAGCCAGAACGTCGCCGCCTTGCAAAATCAGCTCAGCCGCTTTCTCGACTTCGGCCCCGGCCAAGCCCAGATGATCAACAACGCCGACTGGCTGCTGAAGCTAAACTACATCGAGTTCCTGCGCGACACCGGCCGCCACTTCTCGGTCAATCGCATGCTCCAACAAGAATCCGTCAAGCTGCGCCTGGCCCAGGAGACCGGCCTGTCCTTCATCGAATTCAACTACATGATCCTCCAAGCATACGATTTCATGTATCTATCCCACGCCATGGACTGCAAGCTGCAAATGGGCGGCAACGACCAGTGGGGCAACATCGTCATGGGCATCGACCTGGCCCGCCGCGTCCACGGCAACACCGTGCACGGCCTGACCTTTCCCCTGCTCACCACCGCCTCCGGTCAGAAAATGGGCAAAACCCACGCCGGCGCCATCTGGCTCGACCCCGAACGCACCAGCCCCTACGAGTTCTATCAATATTGGGTCAACACCCACGACCAAGACGTCGAACGATTCCTAAAACTCTTCACCTTCCTGCCCCTCGACCAGATCGCCGAACTGGCCGCCCTGCAAGGCGCGGCCATCAATCAGGCCAAACAAACCCTGGCCCGCGAAGTGACAACCATCGTCCACGGCCAACAAGCCGCCGCCGAAGCCCAGGCCGCCGCCCAAGCCGCCTTCGCCGGCCAAGGCGACGCCGATGGCGTGCCCGCAACCAACATCGATCGCGCAACCCTCCAGGCCGGACTGCCAGCCTTCTCCCTCCTCGTCCAAACCGGCCTGGCCAAAACATCCTCCGACGCCCGCCGACTCATCAGCCAAGGCGGCGCATACGTCGGACAAAACCGCATCGATGCCTTCGACCAAATCATCTCCCTGGCCCACGCCAACCCAGACGGCGCTATCTGGCTCCGCGCCGGTAAGAAAAAACACCACCGCATCGTGCCTGTTTGA
- the rny gene encoding ribonuclease Y: MNEALWLLVALLAAGGGVAAGYVFRKKQAAARLQSVEILSQKIVDDARREAETLKKEALIQAKDQLYQLKLEFEHEGKERRAELAQVEKRLSQKEELLDKRAEALETRENELSRRETSVGDKEKHLEKKRAEIDQMASQQKEMLERIAGLTQDEAKAQLEESVVSEARHEAAKTIRRIESETRESAAKKSQEILALACKRYAGDYAVEKTVSVVNLPSEEMKGRIIGREGRNIRAIEAACGIDLIIDDTPEAVIISGFNPMRREIARLSLERLISDGRIHPARIEEIVKKVSTEVEASIKEAGEQATFDVGVHGIHPELVKLLGRLRYRSSYSQNVLQHSIEVAFLSGIMAAELGINPKQARRAGLLHDIGKAVDHEIEGPHALIGQDLAKRFNEKPHIVHAIAAHHEDLPPETVLDVIVQAADALSGARPGARREMLESYVKRLEELEAIANAHHGVANSYAIQAGREVRIVLEPEKTSDEDAVMISRDVARKIEEELMYPGQIKVTVIRETRAVDFAK, translated from the coding sequence ATGAACGAAGCACTGTGGTTGCTGGTCGCCCTGCTCGCCGCTGGCGGCGGAGTGGCGGCTGGCTATGTCTTTCGCAAAAAGCAGGCGGCCGCTCGCCTGCAATCAGTTGAAATCCTTAGCCAAAAAATCGTCGACGACGCCCGCCGCGAGGCCGAGACCCTCAAGAAAGAGGCCCTGATCCAGGCCAAGGACCAGCTCTACCAACTCAAGCTGGAGTTCGAACACGAAGGCAAGGAGCGCCGCGCCGAACTGGCCCAGGTCGAAAAACGCCTCAGCCAGAAGGAAGAGCTGCTCGACAAGCGCGCAGAGGCCCTCGAAACCCGCGAAAACGAGCTCTCGCGCCGCGAAACCTCGGTGGGCGACAAGGAAAAACACCTGGAGAAAAAGCGCGCCGAGATCGACCAGATGGCCAGCCAGCAAAAAGAGATGCTGGAGCGCATCGCCGGCCTGACCCAAGATGAAGCCAAGGCCCAGCTCGAGGAAAGCGTCGTCTCCGAGGCCCGCCACGAAGCGGCCAAGACCATCCGGCGCATCGAAAGCGAAACCCGCGAGTCCGCCGCCAAGAAATCCCAGGAAATCCTGGCCCTGGCCTGCAAGCGCTACGCCGGCGACTACGCCGTCGAAAAAACCGTCAGCGTCGTCAATCTGCCCTCCGAGGAGATGAAAGGCCGCATCATCGGCCGCGAGGGCCGCAACATCCGGGCCATCGAGGCGGCCTGCGGCATCGACCTGATCATCGACGACACCCCCGAGGCCGTGATCATCAGCGGCTTCAACCCCATGCGCCGCGAGATAGCCCGCCTCAGCCTGGAGCGCCTGATCTCCGACGGCCGCATTCACCCGGCGCGCATCGAGGAGATCGTCAAGAAGGTCTCCACCGAGGTCGAGGCCAGCATCAAGGAGGCCGGCGAGCAGGCCACCTTCGACGTGGGCGTCCACGGCATCCATCCCGAGCTGGTCAAGTTGCTGGGCCGGCTGCGCTATCGCTCGTCCTATTCGCAGAACGTCTTGCAGCACTCCATCGAGGTGGCCTTCCTCTCGGGGATCATGGCCGCCGAACTTGGCATCAACCCCAAGCAGGCCCGCCGCGCCGGCCTGCTGCACGACATCGGCAAGGCCGTCGACCACGAGATCGAAGGGCCCCACGCCCTCATCGGCCAGGACTTGGCCAAGCGTTTCAACGAAAAGCCCCACATTGTCCACGCCATCGCCGCCCATCACGAGGATCTGCCGCCCGAGACCGTCCTCGACGTCATCGTCCAGGCCGCCGACGCCCTCAGCGGGGCCAGGCCCGGCGCGCGGCGCGAGATGCTCGAATCATACGTCAAGCGCCTGGAGGAACTGGAGGCCATCGCCAACGCCCACCACGGCGTGGCCAACTCCTACGCCATCCAGGCCGGCCGCGAGGTGCGCATCGTCCTCGAACCCGAAAAGACCAGCGACGAGGACGCCGTGATGATCTCCCGCGACGTGGCCCGCAAGATCGAGGAAGAGCTGATGTATCCCGGCCAGATCAAGGTCACCGTTATCCGCGAGACCAGGGCGGTGGATTTCGCCAAATAA
- a CDS encoding TIGR00282 family metallophosphoesterase, translating into MKLTILHIGDIFGAAGRQALAALLPGLKASLRPDLVIANGENSAGGIGITPETAGEIFLAGVDVITTGNHVWRHREIEALLDDEPHLLRPHNYPGDAPGRGWVIARTQAGPPVGVLNLEGRVFMSQLDCPFACAEEILAGPLAQTPVIIVDFHAEATSEKAALAWRLDGRVSAVLGTHTHVPTADERILPGGTAFQSDVGMTGPHDSIIGVETEVAIQRFLTARPARFRAAEENPRLQATVVEVDAATGAALHIQRIDAPLSERPGQP; encoded by the coding sequence ATGAAGCTGACCATCCTGCACATCGGCGATATCTTCGGCGCGGCCGGCCGCCAGGCCCTGGCCGCCCTGTTGCCCGGCCTCAAGGCCAGCCTGCGGCCGGACCTGGTCATCGCCAACGGCGAAAACTCGGCCGGCGGCATCGGCATCACCCCCGAGACCGCCGGCGAGATCTTCCTGGCCGGCGTCGACGTCATCACCACCGGCAACCACGTCTGGCGACACCGCGAGATCGAGGCCCTGCTCGACGACGAACCACACCTCCTGCGGCCCCACAACTACCCCGGCGACGCGCCGGGCCGCGGCTGGGTCATCGCTCGCACCCAGGCCGGGCCGCCCGTGGGCGTGCTCAACCTGGAAGGCCGCGTCTTCATGAGCCAGCTCGACTGCCCCTTTGCCTGCGCCGAGGAAATCCTGGCCGGCCCCCTGGCCCAGACCCCGGTGATCATCGTGGATTTCCACGCCGAGGCCACCAGCGAAAAAGCCGCCCTGGCCTGGCGGCTGGACGGCCGCGTCTCCGCCGTGCTGGGCACCCACACCCACGTGCCCACCGCCGACGAACGCATCCTGCCCGGCGGCACGGCCTTTCAATCGGATGTGGGCATGACCGGCCCCCACGACTCCATCATCGGCGTCGAGACCGAAGTGGCCATCCAGCGCTTTCTCACCGCCCGGCCGGCCCGCTTTCGCGCCGCCGAGGAAAACCCCCGCCTGCAAGCCACCGTCGTCGAGGTCGACGCCGCCACCGGCGCGGCCCTGCACATCCAACGCATCGACGCGCCCCTGAGCGAGCGGCCCGGGCAACCCTGA
- the atpD gene encoding F0F1 ATP synthase subunit beta, with the protein MSVGKITQVIGPVIDVEFPEGELPEILTALLVTNKGINDQEDNLVVEVAQHLGDNVVRCIAMDVTEGLQRGLPVKNTGKPIQMPVGDAILGRVLNVVGRPVDGLGPVNAKEYFPIHRPAPSLVDQDTSVNVLETGVKVIDLLVPFPRGGKMGMFGGAGVGKTVIMMEMIHNIAMQHGGISVFAGVGERTREGNDLYHEMKDSGVISKAALVYGQMTEPPGARARVAISALTTAEYYRDVQGQDVLLFVDNIFRFTQAGSEVSALLGRMPSAVGYQPTLGTDLGELQERITSTTKGSITSVQCVYVPADDLTDPAPATTFAHLDGTVVLSRQISELGIYPAVDPLDSTSRILDPNYLGEEHYGVARKVQMILQKYKDLQDIIAILGMDELSDEDKITVHRARRIQRFLSQPFHVAEVFTGMAGAYVKLEDNIRSFKEILEGKADDLPEQAFHMVGNIDDARAKAERLAQM; encoded by the coding sequence ATGAGCGTCGGCAAAATAACCCAGGTCATCGGGCCCGTCATCGACGTGGAGTTCCCCGAGGGCGAGCTGCCGGAGATCCTCACGGCCCTGTTGGTCACCAATAAAGGCATCAACGACCAGGAAGACAACCTGGTGGTCGAAGTGGCCCAGCACCTTGGCGACAACGTCGTCCGCTGCATCGCCATGGACGTCACCGAGGGCTTGCAGCGCGGTCTGCCGGTCAAGAACACCGGCAAGCCCATCCAAATGCCCGTGGGCGACGCGATTTTGGGCCGCGTGCTCAACGTCGTGGGCCGGCCCGTGGACGGCCTGGGCCCGGTCAACGCCAAGGAATACTTCCCCATTCACCGCCCGGCCCCCAGCCTGGTCGACCAGGACACCTCGGTCAACGTGCTCGAGACCGGCGTCAAGGTCATCGACCTGCTGGTGCCCTTTCCCCGCGGCGGCAAGATGGGCATGTTCGGCGGCGCGGGCGTGGGCAAGACCGTCATCATGATGGAAATGATCCACAACATCGCCATGCAGCACGGCGGCATCTCGGTGTTCGCCGGCGTGGGCGAGCGCACCCGCGAGGGCAACGACCTCTACCACGAAATGAAGGACTCGGGCGTCATCAGCAAGGCCGCCCTGGTCTACGGCCAGATGACCGAGCCGCCCGGCGCCCGCGCCCGCGTGGCCATCTCGGCCCTGACCACCGCCGAATACTACCGCGACGTGCAGGGCCAGGACGTGCTCTTGTTCGTCGACAACATCTTCCGCTTCACCCAGGCCGGCTCCGAGGTCTCGGCGTTGCTTGGCCGCATGCCTTCGGCGGTCGGTTATCAGCCGACCCTGGGCACCGACCTTGGCGAGCTGCAGGAGCGCATCACCTCCACCACCAAGGGCTCGATCACCTCGGTGCAGTGCGTCTACGTGCCCGCCGACGACTTGACCGACCCGGCCCCGGCCACCACCTTCGCCCACTTGGACGGCACCGTGGTGCTCAGCCGCCAGATTTCCGAGCTGGGCATCTACCCCGCCGTGGACCCGCTGGACTCCACCAGCCGCATCCTCGACCCCAACTACCTGGGCGAGGAGCACTATGGCGTGGCTCGCAAGGTGCAGATGATCCTGCAGAAATACAAAGACCTGCAAGACATCATCGCCATCCTGGGCATGGACGAGCTCAGCGACGAGGACAAGATCACCGTGCACCGCGCACGGCGCATCCAGCGCTTCCTCTCGCAGCCCTTCCACGTGGCCGAGGTCTTCACCGGCATGGCCGGCGCCTATGTCAAGCTGGAGGACAACATCCGCAGCTTCAAGGAGATCCTCGAAGGCAAGGCCGACGACCTGCCCGAGCAGGCCTTCCACATGGTGGGCAACATCGACGACGCCCGCGCCAAGGCCGAGCGTTTGGCCCAGATGTAG
- a CDS encoding F0F1 ATP synthase subunit epsilon: MANKILLEVVTPDKLLLSKEVEAVVATGVDGEFGVLYGHVPFLATLDIGELRFRDGAHTDYAAIAGGFAEVTGSKVTVLAEAAELAREIDVDRAQRAREKAEQRLAKVKGEDMEYIRVEAALKRAMLRMRIVQRGQA; encoded by the coding sequence ATGGCCAATAAGATACTGCTGGAAGTCGTCACCCCCGACAAGCTCCTGCTCAGCAAGGAGGTCGAGGCGGTTGTGGCCACCGGCGTGGACGGCGAGTTCGGCGTGCTTTACGGGCACGTGCCCTTCCTGGCCACCCTGGATATCGGCGAACTGCGCTTCCGCGACGGCGCGCACACCGACTACGCGGCCATCGCCGGCGGTTTCGCCGAGGTCACGGGGAGCAAGGTCACGGTTCTGGCCGAGGCCGCCGAACTGGCCCGGGAAATCGACGTCGACCGCGCCCAACGCGCCCGCGAAAAGGCCGAGCAGCGCTTGGCCAAGGTGAAGGGCGAGGACATGGAATACATCCGCGTGGAGGCCGCCCTCAAGCGGGCGATGCTGCGCATGCGGATCGTGCAGCGCGGCCAGGCTTAG
- the glmS gene encoding glutamine--fructose-6-phosphate transaminase (isomerizing), with translation MCGIIGYIGPKDPVEVIMEGLSRLEYRGYDSAGLAVIDQGGFVVRRATGKLEGLRQRLALEPVHGTIGMGHTRWATHGRPCEANAHPHLAGDVAVVHNGIIENYLELKRELQAEGRQFSSDTDTEIVAHLVQRELDHGAVDLPQAVSRALGQIRGSYALVILDRRRPDLMIGARKDSPLILGLGQQPGEFFLASDVPAFLSHSNQVVFLDDGDLVTISHGGYQIESLLGPAKEHAVTTISWSPAMAEKAGFKHFMQKEIFEQPRALTDTLTGRVKAGSEEIFLPDLGLSEGDLRQAKRMVLLACGTSYHAALVAKFAIEGLARMPAEVDLGSEFRYRDPLVGPGDIVVAISQSGETADTLAAVREARAKGARAVGVCNVLGSTLTRETDGVVYTHAGPEIGVASTKAFTTQLMALYILAIHLGRTRGVLDAGATRRLVDQLVLLPGLVQQTLEREEEVRKVAEAYCQASDFLYLGRGNCFPIALEGALKLKEISYIHAEGYPAGEMKHGPIALIDEKMPVVVLANQTDVLEKVLSNMEEVRARGGKLIAVTEEDNRSAQALADAIITVPNTPPLLAPVTMVTPLQLLAYHVAVLRGTDVDQPRNLAKSVTVE, from the coding sequence ATGTGTGGCATTATCGGCTACATCGGCCCCAAAGACCCGGTTGAGGTGATCATGGAAGGCCTCAGCCGCCTGGAGTACCGCGGCTATGATTCGGCCGGCTTGGCCGTCATCGACCAGGGCGGGTTTGTCGTGCGGCGGGCCACCGGCAAGCTGGAGGGCCTGCGCCAACGCCTGGCCCTGGAGCCGGTGCATGGCACGATCGGCATGGGCCACACCCGCTGGGCCACCCACGGCCGGCCCTGTGAGGCCAACGCCCACCCCCACCTGGCCGGCGACGTGGCCGTGGTGCATAACGGCATCATCGAAAATTATCTGGAGCTCAAGCGCGAGTTGCAGGCCGAGGGCCGCCAGTTCAGCTCCGACACCGACACCGAGATCGTCGCCCACCTGGTCCAGCGCGAGCTCGATCACGGCGCGGTCGATCTGCCCCAGGCCGTCAGCCGGGCCCTGGGCCAGATCCGCGGCTCCTACGCCCTGGTCATCCTGGACCGCCGGCGGCCCGACTTGATGATCGGCGCGCGCAAGGATTCGCCGCTGATTCTGGGCCTGGGCCAGCAGCCGGGCGAGTTTTTCCTGGCCTCGGACGTGCCGGCCTTTTTGTCGCATAGCAACCAGGTGGTGTTTTTGGACGACGGCGATCTGGTGACGATCAGCCACGGCGGCTACCAGATCGAAAGCCTGCTGGGCCCGGCCAAGGAGCACGCCGTCACCACCATCAGTTGGTCGCCGGCCATGGCCGAAAAGGCCGGCTTCAAACATTTCATGCAAAAAGAGATCTTCGAGCAGCCCCGCGCCCTGACCGACACGCTCACCGGGCGGGTCAAGGCCGGCTCCGAGGAGATTTTCCTGCCCGACCTGGGCCTGAGCGAAGGCGACCTGCGCCAGGCCAAGCGCATGGTTTTGCTGGCCTGCGGCACCAGTTATCACGCGGCGCTGGTGGCCAAGTTCGCCATCGAGGGCCTGGCCCGCATGCCCGCCGAGGTGGACCTGGGCTCCGAGTTCCGCTACCGCGACCCGCTGGTGGGGCCGGGCGACATCGTGGTGGCCATCAGCCAATCGGGCGAGACCGCCGACACCCTGGCCGCCGTGCGCGAGGCCCGAGCCAAAGGCGCGCGGGCGGTGGGCGTGTGCAACGTGTTGGGCTCGACGCTCACCCGCGAGACCGACGGCGTGGTCTACACCCACGCCGGGCCCGAGATCGGCGTGGCCTCAACCAAGGCCTTCACCACCCAGTTGATGGCGCTATACATCCTGGCCATCCACCTGGGCCGGACGCGGGGCGTGCTGGACGCCGGGGCCACGCGCCGCCTGGTCGATCAACTGGTGCTGTTGCCGGGGCTGGTCCAACAGACGTTGGAGCGCGAGGAAGAGGTGCGCAAGGTGGCCGAGGCCTATTGCCAGGCCTCGGATTTTTTGTACCTTGGCCGGGGCAACTGTTTCCCCATCGCCCTGGAAGGCGCGCTGAAGCTGAAGGAAATCAGCTATATTCACGCCGAGGGCTATCCGGCCGGCGAGATGAAGCACGGACCAATCGCCCTCATCGACGAAAAAATGCCGGTGGTCGTCCTGGCCAACCAGACCGACGTGCTGGAAAAGGTGCTCTCCAACATGGAGGAGGTGCGCGCCCGGGGCGGCAAGCTCATCGCCGTCACCGAGGAGGACAACCGCTCGGCCCAGGCCTTGGCCGACGCCATCATCACCGTGCCCAACACGCCGCCCCTTTTGGCGCCGGTGACCATGGTCACGCCGCTGCAGTTGCTGGCCTATCACGTGGCCGTGCTGCGCGGCACGGACGTGGACCAGCCACGCAATCTGGCCAAGAGCGTCACGGTGGAGTAA
- a CDS encoding sugar phosphate nucleotidyltransferase, producing MNAPGTNPSELAVVILAAGKGTRMKSDLPKVLHPLAGRPLLGHVLALADALGASRKVAVIGYQAQLVRQAFAARGDLLYAVQEPQLGTGHAMMAAAPALAGFAGRVLVLYGDVPCLRAETCRRLLAEHDRQGNAMTVLAMELERPGAYGRLIAGADGRLRAIVEARDASPAQLAVRLVNSGIYVFEAAALLGNLAAIRPDNDQQEYYLTDMAGILGGLGLAVGYVICPDPDEVAGVNSKDELAQLEARLAAGRGAVGA from the coding sequence ATGAACGCCCCGGGGACCAATCCCAGCGAGCTTGCCGTGGTCATTCTGGCCGCCGGCAAGGGCACGCGCATGAAGTCCGATCTGCCCAAGGTTTTGCATCCCCTGGCCGGCCGGCCGTTGCTGGGCCATGTCCTGGCCCTGGCCGATGCGCTGGGGGCCAGCCGCAAGGTGGCGGTGATCGGCTATCAGGCCCAGCTTGTCCGCCAGGCCTTCGCCGCGCGTGGCGATCTGCTCTACGCCGTGCAAGAGCCCCAACTGGGCACCGGCCACGCCATGATGGCCGCCGCGCCGGCCTTGGCCGGTTTTGCCGGACGGGTGCTGGTGCTCTATGGCGACGTGCCCTGCCTGCGCGCCGAAACCTGCCGCCGCCTGCTGGCCGAGCACGACCGCCAAGGCAACGCCATGACCGTGCTGGCCATGGAGCTGGAGCGGCCCGGGGCTTACGGCCGCTTGATCGCCGGCGCGGACGGCAGGTTGCGGGCCATCGTCGAGGCCCGCGACGCCAGCCCCGCGCAACTGGCCGTGCGCCTGGTCAATTCGGGCATTTATGTGTTCGAGGCGGCGGCGCTTTTGGGCAATCTCGCGGCCATCCGCCCGGACAACGATCAGCAAGAGTATTATCTCACCGACATGGCCGGCATCCTGGGGGGCTTGGGCCTGGCGGTGGGCTACGTGATCTGCCCCGATCCCGACGAGGTGGCCGGCGTCAACTCCAAGGACGAATTGGCCCAACTGGAAGCGCGCCTGGCCGCCGGCCGCGGCGCGGTGGGAGCATAG
- a CDS encoding SGNH/GDSL hydrolase family protein, whose product MSKQRKIISALLGLTVLGLLANVLYAIFSKDLPLAAVTYNIGYAEDIGLALFYFILGLLIFLATLFAHVLFTRRGLLRLALVLASLVVSLVLFELALIPFNLVFNSGRALEFNFEHTRREAEKNPHLKGTWTAKVNWLQKDDEIGYQPLLGPGFPYSEHGALHNGYDPVKRPGLTRVLFLGDSICALGFLTEYCKEIAGLANYDYWTMGVYGYSTRQELIYFQRNGLKLRPDVVILEFCLNDWDGTPVVLKDEGGYTVIANTYVGAQHINYWLYKHSTLYRVYVSLKASFTNRASLQDDVRENIALLQRLSRQHGFALRVVVYPELEKLTLWPENFRRQRADILKILDELGIEHYDVAPMMDRQLQRHSRDWARLEPTDHFHPSRALSRLIAEEVVERGYLRP is encoded by the coding sequence ATGAGCAAGCAACGAAAAATTATCAGCGCCCTTTTGGGCTTGACCGTCCTGGGCCTGTTGGCCAACGTGCTTTACGCCATCTTCAGCAAGGATCTGCCCCTGGCGGCGGTCACCTACAACATCGGCTACGCCGAGGACATCGGCCTGGCGCTTTTTTATTTCATCCTGGGCCTGTTGATCTTTTTGGCCACCTTGTTCGCCCACGTGCTGTTCACGCGGCGGGGGCTGTTGCGCCTGGCGCTGGTGCTGGCCTCGCTGGTCGTGTCGCTGGTGCTCTTCGAGCTGGCGCTGATTCCCTTCAACCTGGTGTTCAACTCGGGCCGCGCCCTGGAGTTCAACTTCGAGCACACCCGCCGGGAGGCCGAGAAGAACCCGCACCTCAAGGGCACTTGGACGGCCAAGGTCAACTGGTTGCAAAAGGACGACGAGATCGGTTATCAGCCGTTGCTGGGCCCGGGCTTTCCCTACTCCGAGCATGGCGCGCTGCACAACGGCTATGACCCGGTCAAAAGGCCGGGCCTGACGCGGGTGCTGTTTTTGGGCGATTCGATCTGCGCGCTGGGGTTTTTAACCGAATATTGCAAGGAAATCGCCGGGCTGGCCAATTACGACTATTGGACGATGGGCGTCTATGGCTATTCCACCCGCCAGGAGCTGATCTATTTCCAGCGCAACGGCCTGAAGCTGCGCCCAGACGTGGTCATCCTGGAGTTTTGCCTCAACGACTGGGACGGCACGCCGGTGGTGCTCAAGGACGAGGGCGGCTACACTGTCATCGCCAACACCTACGTGGGCGCCCAGCACATAAACTATTGGCTTTACAAGCATTCAACGCTATACCGCGTCTATGTGTCGCTGAAGGCCTCCTTCACCAACCGGGCCAGCCTGCAAGACGACGTGCGCGAAAACATCGCGCTGCTGCAAAGGCTCAGCCGGCAGCACGGCTTCGCCCTGCGCGTGGTGGTCTACCCCGAGCTGGAGAAGCTGACCCTGTGGCCGGAAAACTTCCGGCGGCAGCGGGCCGACATCCTCAAGATACTGGATGAGCTGGGCATCGAACACTACGACGTGGCTCCGATGATGGACCGCCAGCTACAACGCCACTCCCGCGACTGGGCCCGCCTGGAGCCCACCGACCACTTCCATCCTTCGCGGGCCCTGAGCCGGTTGATCGCCGAGGAGGTCGTCGAGCGCGGTTACCTGCGGCCATGA
- a CDS encoding cell division protein ZapA codes for MAGVKVEILGSEYVLRSDRGEAQVRRVAGYLDDRLSEVLSSTTTSSTLAATVLAALNITSELLSLKDERESLLREIEVRAERLAQRIDQAVKAS; via the coding sequence ATGGCCGGCGTTAAGGTAGAGATTCTAGGCAGCGAATATGTCTTGCGCTCGGACAGGGGAGAGGCCCAGGTCAGGCGGGTTGCCGGCTACCTGGACGACCGTCTGAGCGAGGTGCTGTCTTCGACCACGACGTCTTCGACCCTGGCAGCAACAGTTTTGGCCGCCCTGAACATCACCAGCGAGCTTCTTTCGTTGAAGGACGAAAGGGAAAGCCTGCTTAGGGAGATTGAGGTCAGAGCGGAACGGCTTGCGCAAAGAATTGACCAAGCCGTAAAAGCAAGTTAA